Below is a window of Humulus lupulus chromosome 9, drHumLupu1.1, whole genome shotgun sequence DNA.
AAGCTATTAGCGGCGAGTTCAGTCCGCCGTTATTATACAGGCTATTAGTGGTGGACTAGGGGGTCCGCTGctaattatgtgtgattatttaaaaaatatataataatatgtattagcggcggactacccATTATTAGCGACgggtagtccgccgctaatacaacAGATGAAATGCCCAGGAAACAGAtggttatttttttaagttttattagcggcggataatcaCCTTTATTAGAGGCggattatccgccgctaatagtattaGCAGCGGATAATCTCATTTATTAGCAGCGGGCTATAGTAATAGCGGCGGGACCCTGCCGTTAATACATTGACGGTTTAAAATTTCGCAGCCCAATTTCCTTCTTCTCTtcccttctctctgtcaaaacccTTCTccattttctccattttcttcACTGATCACTCACGATATCCCCTACTCACACCAAAAATTTCTACTCAAGATTTCTGGTGCCATTGTCTCAAGGCTTTCTCCTTGAATCTTCATGTACTGAGTTCCCCTCGTTTGAGGCCTTTCAATTCTAGCTTAGACTCTACCATTTGCTTTAGAGTCTCTTCTCTTTGGctgctatatatatacatatatttatatatatcactCTACTAATTGCATATTGATTTTGGATTTTTCTTTTCTTAACAGTACTTCGATTCGAGTTCAACTTCTTCCTCTCTAATCCTGAATcttctcctctttctctctcagTAAGTTTTTTTAATTTCTTCGTTGAGAAGTACTCTAATTTTGCTCTggtttagtttatgtttattttagcTTTATCATTTTGGAAACTGCTTTAGTGTTCGTGGAGAGATTCAATCTCTGACTGGGCTATTCTCCAATCATTTTCTTTTGGTATCTGTTTACTTTTCAAAATTTTCAACTGTATTGTTTTTCTTACGAACTTTTGTGACAATATAGCTATGTTTTTGAATTGGGCTGATTCGATTTTGTTAGTTTTGTTCATTTTTAGGGTttgattttcatttttcttttgttattttgggatttttttttattaatgagaTAGATATTCGAGTGGTGAGATGATATTTTTGTGGACTGTTTGCATTGTATATTTGAACAATATATAACTTGGTGGAATTGGGCAGTGAAATTTTGGGATCTTGAAGAACAGGTTATAAAGTTTGTATATAATTGTGTACTTGTATATATGGTTGTATGATTTTGTTCTCTCTCTGCTTTTAGTGGAATGAATCGACCAATTTTTGTATGGATCAAGAAGTGTTTATTTATGCTCAGTTATACTATATTTTActgggtttattttaattttttttccataattCAATATGCAGATATTGTTTTTGGTAGTTTATTGCTGAAGTGTAAAGCTACTCTAGATTTCCTAGCCCTAAACCCTGTCTTGATATTCAGGTATGAGAAAACTTTGGTAGATTTTATAGTATGGTGAGAAAGTTGTAGATTTTATGATTTGATTAAGTTTTTTTGAATCAATTGAATTGGtggttttttatttattagtttataattaaaaaaatatattagtatgttgctttatgttttttgtaaaatttaattaagtaaaatagtttttttttgttatatgttatgtcaacataatgagaattgtaatgaatattatataatttagttaattagtattattataattaattgaaaattattaaaaaattaattagtagttaattagaagttaatttattttctctgtcctagtatgcttgtgattgatggttgttgagtacaaccatcaattacagAGATATTggcacagaaatgataagtttaaaatattattaataaaataatgaataataaagattaataaaatttatctaattatttaaaaaaaaatagccataaaatcaaataataattaatttgtaaaattattattattattacaaattaaaaaattatgaataaataataatttatttttaattattttttattaatttaattaattaaataataaaaaataattaaatagttataaattacataaatatagaaattgataattatatttcataaaagtataaaaaattaagaataaataataatttattttttgattaatttttaataatttaattaattaaataataaaagtttgatataatattatttaattaaataatttaatttaatttgttcattgaataacattatttaatataaattacatgaatataaaaattgataattatatttaataaaattttaaaaaattatgaataaataataatttattttttattaatttaattaattaaataataaaagtttgatataatattatctaattaaattatataatttaatttgtttattggataacattatctaatattaaatagtcataaattacatgaatatagaaattgataattatatttaataaaaggataaaaaattaagaataaataattatataaataataatttattttttaattaatttttaataatttaattaattaaataataaaaaataattaaatagttataaattacataaatatagaaattgataattatatttcataaaagtataaaaactTAAGAATAAatgattatataaatattaatttattttttgattaatttgtaataatttaattaattaaataataaaagtttgatataatattatctaattaaataatttaattttatttgtttattgaataacattatttaatataaattacatgaatataaaaattgataattatatttaataaaatttttaaaaactatgtataaataataattaattttttattaatttaattaattaaataataaaagtttgatataatattatataattaaattatataatttaatttgtttattgaataacattatctaatattaaatagttataaattacggGCGACAAAGTCACTCGTTAGGGTGATTGCACAAGATATGGACTCGTCTCGATTTATTGAGACACGGGATCGGGTCAGGAGTCCCGCTCTAGACTTGCTCAGATGCACCGAGTCatgcattagtgtgattaacactgTCTCGGTGCTCTTTCGAATGCACCGACTTCCATGAAATtcattacgggtgaccgaggcactcgttagggtgattacacaagatatGAACTCGTTTTAATTCACTGAGACATACGCTCGGGTCAGGAGTACCAAGCTAGACTCGTTCGGAAGCACCGAGTCatgcattagtgtgattaacaccatTTCGATGCTTTTTTGGGTGCACCaacttccatgcaaatcattacgggTCACCGAGGCACtagttagggtgattacacaataTTTGGACTTGTTTCGATTCACTGAGACACGCGTTCGGGTCAGAAGTCCAGCACTGGACTCGTTCGGATTCACCGAGTCaggcattagtgtgattaacacccttttggctctctttcgggtgcaccgacttccatgcaaatcGTTACGGGTGACCGAagcactcgttagggtgattacacaagatctgGACTATTTTCAATTCACCGAGACACGCATTCGGGTCAGGAGTACCGAGCTAGACTCGTTCCGATGAACTGAGTCatgcattagtgtgattaacaccctttcggcgctctttcgggtgcaccaacttccatgcaaatcattacgggagaccgaggcactcgttagggtgattacatAAGATATGGACTCATCTCGATTCATCAAGACAAGGGTTCGAGTCAGGAGTCCCGCGCTGGACTCACTTGGATGCACTGAGTCACGCATTACTGTGATTAACACCGTCTCGACGTTCTTTCGGGTAcaccgacttccatgcaaatcattacgggTGATCGAAGCACTCATTAGGGTGATTATACAATATCTAGATTCGTTTCGATTCAACAAGACACGGGTTCGCGTCAGAAGTCTGGCGCTGGACTTGTTCGGATGCACCGAGTCACGCATTAATGTTATTATCACCCTTTTGGCGCTCTTTTGTGTGCACTaacttccatgcaaatcattacgggtgaccgaggcactcgttagggtgattacacaagatttgGACTCGTTTCAATTCACCGAGACACGTGTTCGAGTCAGGAGTGCGGCATTGGACTCACTCGGATGCTAATCTCTCATAAATTGAGAACTAATTTGGTAACGGTTTAGTAATTATGTTACCAGgtttgatatatggaatattttgatCGTGTTTAGTGTTACTTATGGTACTAACATCCTTAATACCCCATTTGCTCGACCAACAACCCTACTAATGAAGGGAACCACATCATTGTACTACAATTTGCAACCTTTGAGCTAATCTAccataatttgagaactaatttagTAACCATTCACTAATAAGGATACTAGGTGTGACATTTGAAACAATTTGAATATGTTTGGTATCACTAAAAGTACTAATATCCCATTTAATTACTTGAGAGCCTTACTAACATGGAAACCACGTCATTTTTACTTACAATTTGCAACTTCCAAGCAAATGTCTCACAATTAGATAGTTAATTTGGTAACCATTCACTAATTAGGTTACTAGGTGTGATATTTGAAAGATTTTGACTGTGTCTAGTGTTACTTATATCTCCAATATCTCATTTACTCACTCAACATCCCTTCTAATGAAGAGAAATACATCATTTATACTCACAATTTGCAACCTCAGAGCTAATAAATCATAACTTGAGAACTAACTTGGTAACGATCCACTAATTAGGCTACTAGTTATGATATTTAGAGCATTTGACTATGCATAGTTCCACTAATTGTACTAACATCCCCTAATATCCCACTTTGTTACTTAGGAGCCCTAATAATGAGGTAACCACATCATTTGTATCCACAAATTGCATCCTCCAAGCTAATCTCTCATAATTTGAGAACGAATTTGGTAACCATTAACTAATTAGATTACTAGGTGTGATATTTGAAATACTTTACTATGCCCAACGCCACTAATAGTGCTAACATCCTCTAATATCATATTTAGTTACTTGAGAGCCCTACTAATACAGAAACTAAATGTAAATTGcaaaattaaactaataaaaaGAACACGAGCTTAACACTGAAATTAAAGAAACAAAAGAGAATTACTTCAATAAATAGCGAATTAGGAATTTAATATCCTCTTCTATCAACTCTACTATTTCATTAATGCTAGATTTCACTATCAATCTTCTTATTAAGAGAgcaagtttacaaaaatattttatattcagATTAAGATATATAAAATTCGACCTAGATatgaattttctatatttttatgaTAAACTCACATATAAGAAGCATTAAGATCAAAAACTCAAAAACTACATAAATTATATTGATACTCTCGTTCAATATTAAAATCTATGTTCAATCAATTGTAGCATGTTTAAATCTCACCTTTCAGATTTTGACTCAAATTCACATGGATTATgtaaaagatggccaatcaatcacatataataaaaacaaattgaaaggatcttaaagaagaagaaagaaatataaaCTTTGCATTAAATCATTGTAAAGTTTCAAGAaattcaattaaaaaccctaaaaataaaattagttcatcaaCATGGCAAAGAAATCCAATATCAGCTTTGGTCATAAGGTATTTGGGAAAGAATAAAGGGAAGAAATGAAAAGTTGGGGTAGATGAACAAAGACATAAACActttttttaatatgaaaaaGTCTACCCCTCCTTTGAGTATAACCGATTGTGAGTAATAAATCCATTCATAAAGATTAGTCTGCCCCTACAAAAGTAGACTTCCATGAAAATCATTACAGGCGGCCAAGACACTCATTAGAGTGATTACACAAGATATGGACTCGTCTCGATTCACCGAGACACGGGTTCAGGTTAGGAGTTCCGTGCTGGACTCGCTCGGATGCACCaagtcacgcattagtgtgattacCACCGTCTCGGTGGTCTTTCGAATGCAtcgacttccatgcaaatcattacgggtgaccgaggcactcgttagggtgattacacaagatatGGACGTGTTTTGATTCACTGAGACACACGTTCGGGTCAGGAGTACCGAGCTAGAATCATTCGAATGCACCGAGTCAcacattagtgtgattaacacccttTCGACGCTCTTTCAGGTGCACCGACTTTCATGAAAATCATTACAGGTGACCGAGGCACTTGTTAggtagggtgattacacaagttTTGGACTCGTTTCAATTCACCGAGACACGTGTTTGGGTCAGAAGTCTGGCGCTGGACTCGTTTGGATTCaccgagtcacgcattagtgtgattaacaccgtCTAGATGCTCTTTCGGGTGCACTGAATTCCATGCAAATTGTTACGGGTGAccgaggcactcgttagggtgattacacaagatatggactcgtttcgattcaccgagacacACGTTCGAGTTAGGAGTACTGAGCTAGACTCGTTTGGATGCACCGAGTCACGCATTATTTTGATCATGTTTAGTGTTACTTATGGTACTAACATCCTTAATACCCCCCATTTAATCACCCAACAACCCTACTAATTAAGGGAACCACATAATTTGTACTACAATTTGCAACCTTTGAGCCAATCTAccataatttgagaactaatttagTAACCATTCACTAATAAAGTTACTAGGTGTGACATTTAAACAATTTGACTATGTCTGGTATTACTAAAAGTACTAATATCCCTTAATATCCCATTTAATTACTCGAGAGCACTAATAACATGGAAACCACATCATTTGTACTCACAATTTGCAACTTCCAAGCAAATATCTCACAATTTGATAGTTAATTTGGTAACTATTCACttaaggtatatatatatattaattatatttatattcttaCTGTGGTAGAGTTTAGACATATTTGGTTTGACGAAGTAATTGAGTTACCTGTCGTTTTAGAGATGacgaatctgttttaaggaaatGTGTGCTACACAGTATTATATCTAATTACTAAGAACGTCCAGCATTAACCGAGATCCCACAAATTTTGTTTATTTGATTCAACGACATTAAATAGCTGATACACCAATTTTAAAAATGTTTTCAGATTTTAAAGAAACCATTTATTAACTTAAAAAAATGTcgttaattaatataattttaacatATATACTTTCTTCACACCATGCCTGATTTTTTACTCATACTTTTAATTTCCTTCCAATTAATTAACTAAACCGTAATTATCTATTCGTTAATGTCATCTTCAACTTTACTTGATGGCCATGTCGTTTAATTAACACTATAAATAAAGTTGGTAGGTGACGAAAACGTTTCTAAAATTTCAATTTCCCTCACCCTAATCATTTTCCACATGTTTCCAAAATTTCAATTTCCCTCCACACTTGTCGTTATTATACAAGAAAAGTAGACCACTGGTGGGTGCCTTGAAAAATTTTCCCCGAGCGAGCCCCTTCAGATTTCTATAATATTTAAGTAGAAACAAGTTAAGTGACATACTTTGCATTGTTGCCTTTAGACAAAAAAACCAAATAGCCCATCAACATGAAACAAGCTTTCCCACACCCAGATTGCCAAACTGAGAACAACATCAACCATGCTAGTGAAACTAGCACAGAAGGTTCGGTCAGTGGGATTAATGATGCTCCTGAAAGCCATTGAAAATGTGGATGTGGCCAAAAACCAGTGatctgagtttcatggacgcgcAACAACCCAGGTCAAAGATTTTATGGATGTTCTAATTATGTAAGTATTAAACATGTATCCATTTTATTTGTTTACATGTCTGAGACAGACAGCTTTGGAGTTGGTTGTGGCCAACTTCAGCTGGTGGTGCGTACCAAAGTTATCGAACAGGTCGATCGACGACAGGTGGCTAAGAAGAAAAATGCAAAACTGAATATGACATTCAAGCGCCTGAAGATAGTTATAGTGTGTCTAACTATTTTTTTCCTAGCCATTTTATTGTTTGTTTAGATTTCAATGTGTTCTGGTTTCTCATTGTGAGCTTCATTTTGAAAGAATATATTATCAAGTTGTATCTCTTTAATCTTGCCACTTTACTACCCCTTGTTTCAACTGTTTGACCATGTCTTTGATGCTATTATGCCAATGGACTGAGATCTAAAGTACTTTATTCAGAATCAAATATTATGGCTTATTTTTTCTTGTGTTTGGTCAAAATtctttatttattaaaaactatttatgaaataaaaaaaaaaactttatgaaataaaaaacaaaagtttctagtcAGTTTGTTTAGAATTAGCGCCTGTTATCTATTCAACTTGGTTATTTTCAATTGCATATAAGAATTCAGTATTGAAGGCCAAATATGCTTCATGTGTTACCTTTACGATATTGGTTGTCCACCAAAGTATTCTAGGCAATTCCTATATCGTTTGTTGCAATAATTGAACATTCATATCTTAGCCCTTTTATGATAGCATATAACTATTCGAAAAGAAGGTAATTAAATCAAAGTACAATAAACTAAATCCCACATACGGAATTTCATTAAAGAAAAAAGCGATTTGGCAAACTAAGCTGCACAATAGTATCTCAAAACCAATTTGAAAATTTGTGAACAAGAAACCACTGGCACTAATGTCAAAAGCAAACAATTTGTTCAGCACAGCCAACTGAAATGAATGTCTAATTAAATATCACAATGTCACCCTAGAACAAAAATGTTAccaatttaaagaaaaaaaaattcaatctaaatttATTGAAACAATACCATTTATTTGGTGTCCTCTATTATGCCATCCTTATcacctttatttattttttagtccCAAAGTTATATGATTTTCGTAGCTATACTCAACCTCGCCACGAAACCATAGCTAACACTTGATTCATCTTCAGTAAAAACTGGCACTATCGTCTACAATCAGaatataagtaaaaaaaaattctcaaatatTACCAGTCATCACCAAAACACATTACCTCTTGTCATttcctaaaaaaaaaatagaacaaaaacccCTCATTTATTTTAATAGTTTGTTGTCTCAGTATCTCACCTAGGGACAAAAAAATGTTCAACCTTTCAATATATGTCTACATATCCGACTAAAGACTCGATAAAAAAGATATTCAACATTAAAATAAGCtcacagaaatgaacttaagacaACAAAAAAATAGGGCTTCAAGCAAATGCGAAataaaagagaataaaaatacccaaaaatggTTGAGAACTCCTAAAGAGTCGATCGTTAAACACCTCCCACCCTTCTCGCCACTGTTTTTGAAACTCCAACCCTCACCTTTAGATGACCAGTAGAATAAAGAGGGAGAGAACAAAGGAGACAATGAAGCACATTTGTGAAGTTCAACTTGGGTTTATGGGTGAATATGAAAAGAATAGAAACTTTTTTTGGGTTAACTGGTTGACAGTAAAGAGCCTGGGTTCTTCAATATAGACTACCCGTACTCTTGTAGCCTGTTAAATGTCAGTGTAGATTTTTCTCTCAAGCAAAACTCCTTATCCACTCGATCTACCACTTACGGGCACACTTATAAACAATGGCCAGGATACAAAGTTCACAAACTCTTTCCACCCGTTTAGATCAAAGGAAATACAATCAACGACCACAATTTGCAAACGACACGCGTCCCGATTTTGTACCAGGCGGGGCTAAATCGAGGTCCcatttacaaaattatatacaataatatataacatttacTATAAATAGCAGCAGTaaacttgtttttctttttgggaTTGTGGTTTAGGATTGTAAAAATTTGATCTATTTAGCCGTTTAAAGTGATctctttctttaaaaaaaaaaattatattctaTGCATTTTGATAGTTacatcaaaaattaatttttgaaaaaaaaatgataaaaattcgtTGCAAAGCTATATTTCACTAAAACAATTGTCAAATTTGATATGGAACCATTTAAATGCATCAAATTGCATGAGTTTTATCAAAATTTCAACGAAAATGTTGAATTGTGTAAATCATATATGCACTAAAATAATTTACAGTTGAActggttgtttttattttatttttatcgaGGTTCAACCACAGATATAGTAGCAGAGCATCTACTACCATTTTGTGTGGAAGGATCATAACTACTACTGCTGGCTTGAAAAGTAAAAATAGGTTGTTTGGGTTGAGGTTGATCAAATATTTGGTTACTTAACATGGAAGCTAGTATTCTTTTTCCCGTTTATTATCTCTAGTAGTAACACGCCATTGCTAAATACATCAGATTTTTCCGAAAAGATTCCTCTCAATGCGTACTATGGAGACATATAGCCGCTGCAATTGAATAAACACACCACTAAATTAGATACCAGATGCTATAACAAATCAAATTATAAGAAGGATGCTTACATTGTTCCTACCACCCTATGAGTATTTGCTAGATCTAACGTGCCTTCAAAAATCCTTACTAATCCAAAATCAAAATTTTTTGGAGTCATCTTCTCATCCAAGAGAATATTACTGGCCTTCAAATCTCGATGTATCACCCTTAAATTGGAATCGCGATGGAGATACACAAGACCTCTCGTAATGCCATCAATAATGTTGAACCGTATGGCCCAATTAAGCTCTTCCCTTCTTCTATCATCTATTTAAGAAACCAAATCACACCACTAAAAGTTAATAAGTGACATTGTTCAACAAATATACTTCTAACAAATTAAGGATATAAATGTGCATAAAGATGAGAAACTAACCGAAAATAAAAGTATCCAAGCTCTTGTTGAGCATGAACTCGTATATTAACAACTTCTCTTCATTTTCAATGCAGCAACCAATGAGCTTAAGAAGATTTCTATGTTGAAGTTTGGAGATCAATATCATTTCATTTCTAAATTCTTCATCGTCTTGTGATAAGCTGCTAGATAGTCTTTTCATTGCAACTTCCTTCCCATGTAGTTGTCCCTGCAAATTCCTAAACATTACTAACTTTAATCACTTCATTCATGTATTCACCTGCATTTCTTTCTTATTGCAATGCATATTAGATTCTCTTTTCTCTTGAAAACCAAATGACCTTATAAACATGATGATTAGAGGTGAAATATGCacatttattgatcttaaatgtcaaaataaattaagttttgattattattttcatttaattaatatgatatattttatggatgaaaatatttgatcatgatttaatttattattattttgtaggaattaaagttgcattttggcataaataaaaggaaagaagaaataaagagatgaatctgaaaatcaattgaaaaatggcatttttgaagccCAAAAATAGGCCCAGCAAGCTCAGCCTTTTCCCTCTCCCCAGCGCCACTTGGCGCGCTCAAGGCTCGCCACGCGTCCGCCTGCCAGCCAACCTGAGGCCGCCACGTCGCCAGCCAGCCAGCCTAGCCTCCTTCAGCCATGAACCTCCTCGCGCCCAGCCCAACTCCCCAGCAGTCAGCGCCTCATCCAACCAAGCTTCCTCCAGCGGCCCAACACAGTAAGCCCAACTCTCTTCAACACCTCCATCTCACGCCCAAGCCCAGCAGCTTCAGTCTGAAGCCTCCTCCAAACAGCCCATCCAAATCTCCAACGTGACAACCCAGCCAAAGCCCAAACGCAACCC
It encodes the following:
- the LOC133801377 gene encoding G-type lectin S-receptor-like serine/threonine-protein kinase At1g61500, whose amino-acid sequence is MKRLSSSLSQDDEEFRNEMILISKLQHRNLLKLIGCCIENEEKLLIYEFMLNKSLDTFIFDDRRREELNWAIRFNIIDGITRGLVYLHRDSNLRVIHRDLKASNILLDEKMTPKNFDFGLVRIFEGTLDLANTHRVVGTIGYMSP